A window of Aricia agestis chromosome 3, ilAriAges1.1, whole genome shotgun sequence contains these coding sequences:
- the LOC121725632 gene encoding uncharacterized protein LOC121725632, with amino-acid sequence MEPFDTDRFITEINNRPATWNSLLPEYSNKVLKRNAWDELCHIFYDNFNEKTSKEKNLAVIELQRKWKSIKDAYKRDKAKNNNCSSGSGAKPRRPYIYSNLLTFLDPLYEIRSPSQNDDAALRNNQDCDFQKPHSPKKSKKTPKHEDPQDKLYEALTANLKQSKEANNTILSENPDKLFLVSLAKDFSAIKEEFKLEAKADMINLIRKYKNMGQSSRTLNENRYQGAFQYEHQYGYQSGYQSGSGYQSEFQPQYPSNQSAPRNESVSSLQNLDSNESVTNDSDIISDMYDDIE; translated from the exons ATGGAACCCTTCGACACCGACCGCTTTATAACAGAAATAAACAATCGTCCAGCTACATGGAATTCACTACTGCCCGAATATTCAAACAAAGTGTTAAAAAGAAATGCTTGGGATGAATTGTGCCACATTTTTTATGACAATTTCAATGAAAAAACCAGTAAGGAAAAAAACCTGGCAG TCATTGAACTTCAAAGAAAATGGAAGAGTATTAAGGACGCTTATAAAAGAGACAAAGCGAAGAACAATAACTGTTCCAGTGGATCTGGAGCTAAACCTAGAAGACCCTACATATATTCCAATTTGCTAACTTTTTTAGACCCGCTTTACGAAATAAGATCTCCAAGTCAAAATGATGATGCAGCTCTGCGGAATAACCAAGACTGTGATTTTCAAAAACCACATTCACCAAAGAAGTCTAAAAAGACTCCAAAACATGAAGACCCACAAGACAAATTGTATGAAGCACTGACAGCAAATCTCAAACAGTCTAAGGAagcaaataatacaattttatctGAAAATCCCGACAAACTGTTCTTAGTTTCGTTGGCTAAAGATTTTTCTGCTATCAAAGAGGAATTTAAGTTAGAGGCCAAAGCTGATATGATAAATTTAAttcgtaaatataaaaatatgggaCAGTCATCGAGGACATTAAATGAAAATAGATACCAAGGTGCATTTCAATATGAACATCAGTATGGATACCAGTCTGGATATCAGTCTGGATCTGGATATCAGTCTGAATTTCAGCCACAATATCCAAGTAATCAATCAGCGCCAAGAAATGAATCTGTCAGTTCACTCCAAAATTTGGATAGCAATGAATCGGTTACAAATGACTCCGACATCATATCTGACATGTATGATGATATTGAATAA
- the LOC121725630 gene encoding protein ALP1-like translates to MASVETTLLTLALVLLLKSKKRKKKRIYWIDPFTSEKRLGGHYHTTFKKLLVHRRWKKFYNCYRMSYSSFQELLSILKPELTRQNTAMRSCISAEERLLITLRYLATGCYFSDIHYDFKCGQTTAGIIVRETVKIIWDKLKNICMPEPTEESHLKTAEGFMKYANFPNLLGAIDGKHIRVIKPQHSGSEYFNYKKYFSIVLLAICDANYRFIDIDVGCYGKAADSTIHEFSEWTKKIRQGNYNIPNARPISNNGVPIPFTFVGDEGFALSQHLQRPYAGKILPRQKRIYNYRLTRARRYIECTFGILSNKFKIFNRPLNVSVDFSVAIVKACCVLHNFIRERDGYNFHNSLSVAGFEDPPEDASLISIGARLSQGQLSGTMIRNMYADYFISDEGAVPWQDSKI, encoded by the exons ATGGCGTCGGTTGAGACAACACTGCTTACGTTGGCTTTAGTACttcttttaaaaagtaaaaaacgtaaaaaaaagcGAATTTATTGGATAGACCCATTTACGAGTGAAAAAAGATTGGGTGGTCATTATCAtacaacttttaaaaaattgttagtaCATAGAAGATGGAAGAAATTTTATAATTGTTATCGAATGTCATATTCGTCATTCCAAGAACTTCTTTCGATTCTAAAACCTGAGTTAACTCGTCAAAATACAGCAATGAGATCATGTATATCGGCAGAAGAACGTTTGCTCATCACATTGAG GTATTTAGCTACGGGTTGCTATTTCTCAGATATTCACTATGACTTTAAGTGTGGACAAACGACGGCAGGCATTATAGTCCGTGAAACAGTGAAAATAATATgggataaattaaaaaacatctGTATGCCAGAACCAACCGAAGAATCACATCTAAAAACTGCTGAAGGATTTATGAAATACGCAAATTTTCCCAACCTACTTGGGGCTATCGATGGGAAACATATTAGAGTTATAAAACCTCAACATAGTGGATCagagtattttaattataaaaaatatttttccatcgTATTGCTTGCAATATGTGACGCAAATTACAGATTTATCGATATAGATGTTGGATGCTATGGAAAAGCTGCAGACTCAACAATACATGAATTTAGTGAATGGACCAAAAAGATAAGGCAaggaaattataatataccaaATGCGAGACCAATATCTAATAATGGGGTACCAATACCATTTACGTTTGTTGGAGATGAAGGCTTTGCATTATCTCAACATTTACAGAGACCATATGCTGGAAAAATCTTGCCACGGcagaaaagaatatataattacCGCTTGACACGTGCCAGACGATACATTGAATGTACATTTGGTATATTAAGCaacaaatttaaaatctttaatcGGCCACTGAACGTTAGCGTGGACTTCAGTGTGGCTATTGTGAAAGCCTGTTGTGTACTGCATAATTTCATACGTGAACGTGACggttataattttcataattcttTGAGTGTAGCTGGTTTTGAAGATCCTCCTGAAGATGCAAGTTTGATTTCGATTGGTGCAAGACTGTCACAGGGACAACTAAGCGGAACTATGATACGAAATATGTACGCTGACTATTTTATTAGTGATGAAGGTGCAGTACCATGGCAAGATTCTAAAATTTAG
- the LOC121725631 gene encoding uncharacterized protein LOC121725631, which yields MEDDTAWSEEKAFCLIDAYRVREILWNPQNENYFKKNLKQDAWSEIAKLMSMTVEKCNNKIVSLLSSYRREKLKEKKSKGTGKGASETYISRWFAYDALKFLDDRNTPRKRKNTESLHRSDLENTADQNVFTPPVLPNECSPKSAKQTRRDDNVLSDVMGILKTTANKLDNSIGISDTTKSFASFIGAKMTSYSPQTRTSVEHAIFEIIMKADRGYYESWRHQNNHAYGSHQDDYLSRARQNCVDLTGYSNRPSTSAGPPSGTNEAGPYGYTTARNEDTTDYPTNQPPLSVSSQESYTSSMDDFNDLM from the exons ATGGAGGACGACACTGCGTGGAGTGAGGAAAAAGCATTTTGCTTGATAGATGCGTACAGAGTTCGTGAAATTTTGTGGAACCCACaaaatgaaaactattttaAGAAAAATCTTAAGCAAGATGCGTGGTCGGAAATCGCAAAGTTGATGTCAATGACTGTAGAAAAATGCAACAACAAAATTGTTAGTCTTCTCTCTTCATACCGCCGCGAAAAGCTgaaggaaaaaaaatcaaagggGACAGGAAAAG GTGCCTCGGAAACATACATAAGTCGATGGTTTGCCTATGATGCTTTGAAGTTCTTAGACGACAGGAACACACCGAGAAAGAGAAAAAATACG gAGTCACTTCATCGCTCGGACTTGGAAAACACTGCCGACCAAAATGTGTTCACCCCTCCAGTACTACCAAATGAATGTAGTCCAAAGAGCGCTAAACAAACCAGGAGGGATGACAATGTGCTCTCAGATGTGATGGGAATACTGAAAACAACAGCCAACAAATTGGACAATTCGATAGGTATTTCTGATACAACGAAAAGTTTCGCTTCCTTTATAGGGGCTAAAATGACTAGTTATTCTCCACAAACTAGGACTTCGGTCGAACAtgcaatttttgaaataattatgaaagcTGACAGGGGATATTACGAATCGTGGCGTCATCAAAATAACCATGCATATGGTTCACACCAAGATGACTATTTATCCAGGGCAAGACAGAACTGTGTGGATCTGACCGGATATTCTAATCGTCCCTCAACATCGGCCGGACCACCATCGGGCACAAACGAAGCGGGACCCTATGGCTATACTACGGCAAGAAATGAAGATACTACTGACTATCCAACCAACCAGCCGCCCTTGTCGGTCTCTTCACAAGAGTCTTACACGTCTTCTATGGATGACTTTAATGATTTAATGTGA